A portion of the Paenibacillus hamazuiensis genome contains these proteins:
- a CDS encoding TIGR01212 family radical SAM protein (This family includes YhcC from E. coli K-12, an uncharacterized radical SAM protein.), translating to MNMLTHIEPHLWGDKRFHTWNYEMRRMFGEKVFKVMLDAGFTCPNRDGAIATGGCTFCSARGSGDFAGSRRDDLVTQFNKIRDLQHQKWPDAKYIGYFQAYTNTYAPVEELREYYEVILQQPGVVGLSIATRPDCLPDDVVEYLAELNERTYLWVEMGLQTIHEKTSELINRAHDTECYLQAVSKLRKHGIRTCAHIIYGLPLETHEMMLETGKAVARMDVQGIKIHLLHLMRKTPMVKQYEAGLVRFLEKDEYVGLVVDTLEQLPPEMIVHRLTGDAPRDLLIGPMWSLKKWEVLNAIDAELKRRNTWQGKLWRP from the coding sequence ATGAATATGCTGACCCATATAGAGCCTCATCTCTGGGGAGATAAACGATTTCATACATGGAATTACGAGATGCGCCGCATGTTCGGCGAGAAAGTGTTCAAAGTCATGCTCGACGCCGGGTTCACTTGCCCGAATCGTGACGGAGCCATCGCCACTGGGGGGTGCACGTTTTGCAGCGCCCGGGGCTCGGGAGATTTTGCCGGGAGCCGCCGCGACGATCTGGTGACGCAATTTAACAAAATCCGCGACCTGCAGCATCAAAAATGGCCGGATGCCAAATACATCGGTTATTTCCAGGCTTATACCAACACGTATGCCCCGGTGGAAGAGCTTCGCGAATATTATGAAGTCATTTTACAGCAGCCCGGGGTCGTCGGATTGTCGATAGCCACCCGCCCCGACTGCTTGCCGGACGATGTCGTTGAATATTTGGCCGAGCTGAACGAAAGAACGTATCTATGGGTGGAAATGGGGCTGCAGACGATTCATGAAAAAACGTCCGAGCTCATCAACCGTGCCCACGATACGGAATGTTATTTGCAGGCGGTGTCCAAGCTAAGAAAACACGGCATTCGCACCTGTGCGCATATCATCTACGGCTTGCCGCTGGAAACGCATGAGATGATGCTGGAAACGGGCAAAGCCGTTGCGCGAATGGATGTGCAGGGGATCAAGATTCATCTGCTCCACTTGATGCGAAAAACGCCGATGGTCAAGCAGTATGAGGCCGGACTCGTGCGTTTTCTGGAAAAGGACGAATACGTCGGGCTTGTCGTCGATACGCTGGAGCAGCTGCCTCCGGAGATGATCGTGCACCGGCTGACCGGAGACGCCCCGCGGGATCTCTTGATCGGTCCGATGTGGAGCCTGAAAAAGTGGGAAGTGCTCAATGCGATCGATGCGGAGCTGAAGCGGCGCAATACGTGGCAGGGGAAATTGTGGAGACCTTAG
- a CDS encoding WGxxGxxG-CTERM domain-containing protein encodes MKKFRTAVLALALTSALSFGAQANAETGTTGTSGTTGGTSTYGATTSGTTGTGGTGTGTYSTDGTTTGTTTGTTTGTTGTTGTTGTTGTTGTYGTTGTTGTTTGTGTYYNNVTGTGTGTYGTTAGNTLRGYGHNMLDRMSTYGTGNYDTSTYRTYATTTDNNRVDWGWLGLLGLIGLAGLRNRNRDRGDIR; translated from the coding sequence ATGAAAAAGTTTCGTACAGCAGTTCTGGCACTTGCCTTGACAAGTGCACTCAGCTTCGGCGCTCAAGCTAATGCTGAAACGGGAACTACCGGAACAAGCGGAACGACCGGCGGAACGAGCACCTACGGTGCAACGACTTCCGGCACGACTGGCACAGGCGGAACAGGCACCGGAACGTACAGCACCGACGGTACGACGACGGGGACGACGACCGGTACAACCACGGGTACTACAGGTACCACCGGAACGACCGGCACGACGGGCACTACCGGAACATACGGTACAACCGGTACTACGGGTACGACGACCGGAACGGGAACCTACTATAACAATGTTACAGGAACCGGAACCGGCACCTACGGTACGACGGCCGGCAACACGCTCCGCGGCTACGGCCACAATATGTTGGACCGCATGTCCACCTACGGTACCGGCAACTACGATACGTCCACGTACAGAACGTATGCCACGACTACGGACAACAACCGCGTAGACTGGGGCTGGCTCGGTTTGCTTGGTCTGATCGGTTTGGCCGGTCTGAGAAACCGCAATAGAGACCGCGGCGACATCCGTTAA
- a CDS encoding B12-binding domain-containing radical SAM protein, translating into MNVVLSTLNAKFIHMSLALRYLKAFCERDFHIDIVEYTIKDPAMNIVSDLYQKKPDVLGFSCYIWNIEETIQVVKMIKKIMPELKIVLGGPEVSYDTDYWMGRLPEVDFIVMGEGEETLHHLLQELSGARKFHFVYGLAYRKGSEVIINPGRPKLKLDDIPSPHRFPEDIPQLPNRVVYFETSRGCPFSCQFCLSSIEVGVRYFDMERTKADLLYLIDSGAKLIKFVDRTFNIKRDYAMEIFEFLIANHRGCVFQFEITADIMRPEVLDYLAENAPPGIFRFEIGVQSTNDLTNELVKRRQNFAKLTRTVTKVKESGKIDQHLDLIAGLPEEDYTSFRKTFNDVFALGPEELQLGFLKMLRGTGMRHDAEKYGYVYMDNAPYEILGNDILPFTDLIRIKRVEDVLEKYWNAHRMDRTVSYLIKREFPSAFDFFQEFGDYWEERGWQKIGHQLEDLFTRLHAFLTDRGTERMDIVEALMKFDYFLNHKYRPRKIWWDFTLDKSGQAELLRLLAEHPEKVSAEFARLRLAEKDLHKHVMIETMPFDLRLYLETGELQTDTSQLLIVYFPPDAQDKPSWFTMELRQASLI; encoded by the coding sequence ATGAACGTCGTGCTGTCCACCTTGAACGCCAAATTCATCCATATGTCGCTCGCGCTGCGTTATTTGAAGGCGTTTTGCGAACGCGATTTCCATATCGACATTGTCGAATACACGATCAAAGATCCGGCGATGAACATCGTGTCCGATTTGTATCAGAAGAAACCGGACGTGCTCGGTTTTTCCTGCTACATCTGGAACATCGAAGAGACGATTCAAGTCGTGAAGATGATCAAAAAAATTATGCCCGAGCTGAAAATCGTGCTCGGCGGCCCCGAAGTATCGTACGATACCGACTACTGGATGGGGCGGCTGCCGGAGGTCGATTTTATCGTCATGGGGGAAGGCGAGGAGACGCTGCACCATCTGCTGCAGGAGCTTTCCGGCGCGCGCAAATTCCACTTCGTGTACGGGCTCGCCTACCGCAAAGGGAGCGAGGTCATAATCAACCCGGGGCGGCCGAAGCTGAAGCTGGACGATATTCCGTCGCCTCACCGGTTTCCCGAGGACATCCCGCAGCTGCCGAACCGCGTCGTCTATTTCGAGACGAGCCGGGGCTGCCCGTTCAGCTGCCAATTTTGTCTGTCCTCGATTGAGGTCGGCGTCCGGTATTTTGACATGGAGCGGACGAAAGCGGATTTGCTGTACCTGATCGATTCGGGCGCGAAGCTGATCAAGTTCGTCGACCGCACGTTCAACATCAAACGCGATTACGCGATGGAGATTTTCGAGTTTTTGATTGCCAACCACCGGGGCTGCGTGTTCCAGTTCGAAATTACCGCCGACATCATGCGTCCCGAAGTGCTCGATTATTTGGCCGAAAATGCGCCTCCCGGCATTTTCCGCTTCGAGATCGGCGTCCAATCGACGAACGATTTGACGAACGAGCTCGTCAAGCGCCGGCAAAATTTCGCCAAGCTGACGCGCACCGTCACGAAGGTGAAGGAAAGCGGCAAAATCGACCAGCATCTCGACCTGATCGCCGGCCTGCCGGAGGAGGACTATACGTCGTTCCGCAAAACGTTCAACGACGTGTTCGCCTTAGGACCGGAGGAGCTGCAGCTCGGCTTCCTGAAAATGCTGCGCGGCACCGGGATGCGCCACGACGCGGAAAAATACGGCTATGTGTACATGGACAATGCGCCGTACGAAATTTTGGGCAACGACATTTTGCCGTTCACCGATTTGATCCGCATTAAGCGTGTCGAGGACGTGCTGGAGAAATATTGGAACGCGCACCGAATGGACCGGACGGTATCGTATTTGATCAAGCGCGAATTCCCTTCCGCGTTTGATTTTTTCCAAGAGTTCGGCGATTACTGGGAGGAGCGGGGCTGGCAAAAAATCGGCCACCAGCTCGAGGACCTGTTCACCCGGCTGCACGCCTTCTTGACGGACCGCGGCACGGAACGAATGGATATTGTCGAAGCGCTGATGAAGTTCGATTATTTCCTGAACCACAAATACCGGCCGCGCAAAATATGGTGGGACTTCACGCTGGACAAAAGCGGTCAGGCCGAGCTGCTTCGCCTGCTGGCGGAGCATCCGGAGAAGGTATCCGCGGAATTCGCCAGGCTGCGGCTCGCGGAGAAAGATTTGCATAAGCACGTCATGATCGAGACGATGCCTTTTGACCTGCGGCTGTACCTGGAGACCGGCGAACTGCAAACCGATACGTCGCAGCTGCTGATCGTCTATTTCCCGCCGGATGCACAGGATAAGCCGTCGTGGTTTACGATGGAGCTCCGGCAGGCCAGCTTGATTTGA
- a CDS encoding ABC-2 transporter permease — protein MSTWRGSWLLLRYEWRINRLGSLGTFFMATYIAVVTFPLYEAAEFPNKPFLTGVLDFVMLCVVPCFGFFMNQHTFRNMKEDYTARKLAAMRALPITVKQIAGGRLLSAMFLLVPVWLYFFVLMYLLSGWFREKSWDQLLNYALFWLGYAVFMSVVYLIMEFGLTGRHYFLLCFGCLPVFVVVVLLYRLFGQSLVGDLLTAAGAGNWWPTLGSMLAAAASVAWGIRLLIRIVARRSLLG, from the coding sequence TTGTCGACATGGAGAGGATCGTGGCTGCTTTTACGTTACGAATGGAGGATTAACCGGTTAGGCAGCTTGGGTACGTTCTTTATGGCTACGTATATCGCTGTGGTAACCTTTCCGCTTTACGAGGCTGCCGAATTTCCGAATAAACCTTTTTTAACGGGAGTCCTCGATTTTGTAATGCTGTGTGTTGTCCCGTGTTTTGGTTTTTTTATGAACCAACATACGTTTCGCAATATGAAGGAGGATTATACCGCGCGCAAGCTTGCCGCGATGAGAGCTTTGCCGATCACGGTGAAACAGATTGCCGGGGGCAGGCTTCTGTCCGCCATGTTTTTGCTGGTGCCGGTGTGGCTATATTTCTTCGTCCTCATGTACCTGCTGAGCGGCTGGTTCCGGGAGAAGAGCTGGGATCAGCTGCTCAATTATGCGCTGTTTTGGCTCGGATATGCCGTCTTTATGAGCGTTGTGTATTTAATCATGGAGTTCGGGCTAACCGGCCGACATTATTTCTTGCTTTGTTTCGGATGCCTCCCTGTCTTTGTGGTTGTCGTCCTTCTTTACCGGTTGTTCGGGCAATCTCTTGTAGGCGATCTTCTGACTGCCGCTGGCGCCGGCAATTGGTGGCCGACCCTGGGATCGATGTTGGCCGCGGCCGCGTCCGTCGCATGGGGAATTCGGCTGCTTATCCGTATAGTCGCCAGGCGCAGCTTGCTTGGATGA
- a CDS encoding ABC transporter permease: MNDLRTVIGFTFRSKTRSKSFVVTTLILVLILSLGVNLPYIISLFSKGEPELKRVGYATAQSDLLKSSVTPTLLGQKLEMYFQQKPEAERELQLVPIEGSGAADKDEALLRQAVADGQIRGYLLFKPNAGNSFYDVIYKSEKVLDDSSENALKTALQNVKMQFSGLTEEQLRLLYAPVNVQSLQISTAGDSSGLTAAQQKLNIGVVYAVMFLLFFSIMGTGHMIASEVTTEKSSRIMEVLITSVSPLNGMFGKIIGMFLVGIMQIALYVIVIVANALIPTNREALGNLNIHLSDIDGSLLLLALLFYLTGYFLFATLYAAVGSIVSRTEELNQAVMPLSFLSMIGFYIGIFNLTHPDSTFVVVCSFIPFFAPYAMVLRAGLSDPPLWEVWASLLIMLVSIYAFGWLSAKIYRTGVLMYGKRPTIKELRKAMKSYRI; encoded by the coding sequence ATGAATGATCTGAGAACCGTTATCGGCTTCACGTTCCGAAGCAAAACCAGAAGCAAATCGTTTGTCGTAACTACGCTGATTCTTGTTCTGATTCTCTCCCTCGGGGTCAATCTGCCCTACATCATTTCCCTGTTCAGCAAAGGGGAGCCGGAGCTGAAGCGGGTCGGATATGCAACCGCGCAGAGCGACCTTCTCAAAAGCAGCGTAACTCCAACGCTGCTGGGTCAGAAGCTGGAGATGTACTTCCAGCAAAAACCTGAGGCTGAACGGGAGCTGCAGCTCGTGCCGATCGAGGGCAGCGGTGCCGCAGACAAGGATGAAGCGCTTCTCCGGCAGGCCGTAGCGGACGGGCAGATCCGGGGTTACCTTTTGTTCAAACCGAATGCCGGCAATTCCTTTTACGACGTCATTTACAAATCCGAAAAAGTGCTGGACGATTCCTCCGAGAATGCGCTGAAGACGGCATTGCAAAACGTCAAGATGCAGTTCTCCGGGCTTACGGAGGAGCAGCTTCGGCTGCTTTACGCGCCGGTGAACGTACAGTCGCTGCAGATCTCAACCGCGGGAGACTCCTCCGGACTTACCGCCGCGCAGCAGAAATTGAACATAGGGGTTGTTTATGCCGTTATGTTCCTGCTGTTCTTCTCCATCATGGGCACGGGACATATGATCGCAAGCGAAGTGACGACGGAGAAGAGCTCGAGGATTATGGAGGTGCTCATTACAAGCGTTTCGCCGCTTAACGGCATGTTCGGCAAGATTATCGGCATGTTCCTGGTAGGCATTATGCAGATTGCGTTATATGTCATCGTTATTGTCGCTAACGCTCTGATTCCGACCAATCGTGAAGCTCTTGGCAATCTCAATATCCATCTGAGCGACATTGACGGCTCGCTGCTGCTGCTTGCGCTTCTGTTTTATTTGACGGGGTATTTTCTGTTCGCAACGCTGTATGCGGCAGTCGGCTCCATCGTCAGCCGAACCGAGGAATTGAATCAAGCGGTTATGCCGCTTTCGTTTCTCTCCATGATCGGTTTTTATATCGGCATTTTTAATCTCACCCATCCGGATAGCACTTTCGTAGTTGTGTGCTCGTTTATTCCCTTTTTTGCCCCATATGCGATGGTGCTGCGGGCCGGTCTCAGCGATCCGCCGCTATGGGAGGTATGGGCATCGCTGCTTATTATGCTGGTATCCATCTATGCGTTCGGCTGGCTGTCGGCCAAGATTTACCGCACCGGCGTATTGATGTACGGCAAACGTCCGACGATCAAGGAGCTGCGTAAAGCGATGAAATCTTACCGGATTTGA
- a CDS encoding ABC transporter ATP-binding protein encodes MKPLIVEHIVKQYGEKTAVNGISFEVDRGEIYGLLGANGAGKTTTMRMVLGLIYPDEGRILYDGKTYTKQQLKTLGYLPEERGLYAKVKVGEQLIYLARLRGMSRRDAEDSLRKWLERLEVPEHYDKRVEELSKGNQQKIQFIASVIHKPNIIIMDEAFSGLDPVNAELLKSVVKELRDQGATILFSTHRMEHVEELCRNITILHRSRPVISGSLKSIKSQFPRERVILAVNGEVRGLEQLPGVAGCTRREDGSYEIRIADAAAGGGILRHSMAQAEVTRFEIMEPTLNEIFIKTVGERHE; translated from the coding sequence ATGAAGCCCTTAATCGTTGAGCATATAGTCAAGCAGTACGGGGAGAAAACGGCCGTAAACGGCATCAGCTTCGAGGTGGACCGCGGGGAAATCTACGGTTTGCTCGGGGCGAACGGAGCGGGCAAAACGACCACGATGCGCATGGTGCTCGGATTGATTTACCCGGATGAGGGGCGGATTCTTTATGACGGCAAAACATATACCAAGCAGCAGCTCAAGACGCTGGGTTATCTTCCGGAAGAACGCGGATTGTACGCCAAGGTAAAGGTTGGCGAGCAGCTCATCTATCTGGCCAGGCTGCGCGGAATGTCCCGGCGCGATGCCGAGGATAGTCTGCGCAAGTGGCTCGAACGTTTGGAGGTGCCCGAGCATTACGATAAGCGTGTCGAGGAGCTGTCGAAGGGCAACCAGCAGAAAATTCAGTTCATTGCCTCCGTCATCCATAAGCCGAACATCATCATTATGGATGAGGCGTTCAGCGGCCTCGATCCGGTTAATGCCGAGCTGCTCAAGTCCGTTGTCAAAGAGCTTCGCGATCAGGGTGCGACCATCCTGTTTTCGACTCACCGCATGGAGCATGTCGAGGAGCTCTGCCGGAACATCACGATCCTTCACCGTTCCCGGCCGGTTATATCGGGCAGCCTCAAGTCCATCAAGAGCCAATTTCCGCGGGAGCGCGTAATTCTTGCTGTAAACGGGGAAGTCCGGGGGCTCGAGCAATTGCCCGGCGTTGCCGGCTGTACCCGGCGCGAGGACGGATCTTACGAGATCCGGATTGCGGATGCTGCTGCGGGAGGCGGCATTCTCCGGCACTCGATGGCCCAGGCGGAGGTCACTCGTTTTGAGATCATGGAGCCGACATTAAACGAAATTTTTATAAAGACGGTAGGTGAGCGGCATGAATGA
- a CDS encoding MarR family winged helix-turn-helix transcriptional regulator, translating to MDRQNLLTERFYAAFQKVQQLLRQKLNAHLQHDGLQLTRGQFFLLRVLYNRGPLMITELADWMNVRPATMSPIIDRLEKHQLVSRVKNEKDRRIVYVELTEGGRHLVLEMETIWRQVVTEHLSRLTEQEQELVIGLLEKFARKE from the coding sequence ATGGATCGACAAAATCTGTTAACCGAACGGTTTTATGCCGCTTTCCAAAAGGTGCAGCAGCTGCTTCGGCAAAAGCTGAACGCCCACCTGCAGCATGACGGGCTGCAGCTGACGAGGGGGCAGTTTTTTTTGCTCCGGGTTTTGTACAACCGCGGTCCGCTCATGATCACGGAGCTTGCCGATTGGATGAACGTGCGGCCGGCGACGATGTCCCCGATTATCGACCGTTTGGAGAAGCATCAGCTCGTCAGCCGGGTCAAAAACGAAAAGGATCGGCGGATCGTTTATGTGGAGCTTACCGAAGGCGGCCGGCATCTGGTTCTGGAAATGGAGACGATTTGGCGCCAGGTCGTTACGGAGCATTTGTCCCGTCTCACCGAACAGGAACAGGAGCTGGTGATCGGCCTGCTTGAAAAATTCGCGCGAAAAGAATAG
- a CDS encoding c-type cytochrome, with translation MKNLLYAAAIASVCLIAAGCGSDKAAAPAAGTPAATPKADAASPSSSPSPLPSPTPTPTPSATPSPAQPATTEQAKTTEPPKQETAKTEPSKTEPPKQEAPKAEAPKPDAPKAEPAKTEAPKQETPAQTAAPTPAPAKTESPKADAAADAAIAAKAEPLFKDNCMACHGEQLEGGVGPNISKVGERRTKEQLIEKITKGGKVMPAFKDSLKDSEIETLAAWLATKK, from the coding sequence ATGAAAAACTTGCTGTACGCCGCCGCCATTGCGAGCGTATGTCTGATCGCGGCCGGCTGCGGAAGCGACAAGGCCGCTGCCCCTGCCGCGGGTACGCCGGCAGCGACACCGAAAGCGGATGCCGCCAGCCCATCGTCATCGCCTTCGCCTTTGCCTTCGCCGACACCAACTCCGACTCCGTCAGCCACGCCAAGCCCGGCTCAGCCGGCGACGACAGAGCAGGCCAAAACGACGGAGCCTCCCAAGCAGGAGACGGCCAAGACGGAGCCGTCGAAAACCGAGCCGCCCAAGCAAGAGGCACCTAAAGCGGAGGCGCCGAAGCCGGATGCTCCTAAAGCGGAGCCTGCGAAAACCGAAGCTCCCAAGCAGGAAACCCCGGCGCAGACAGCGGCACCGACGCCCGCCCCCGCCAAAACGGAATCGCCTAAAGCGGACGCCGCAGCGGATGCCGCCATCGCCGCGAAAGCGGAGCCGCTGTTCAAGGACAACTGCATGGCCTGCCATGGGGAACAGCTGGAAGGCGGCGTTGGCCCCAATATCAGCAAAGTGGGAGAGCGCCGGACGAAGGAGCAGCTGATCGAGAAAATTACGAAAGGCGGCAAAGTGATGCCGGCTTTCAAAGACAGTCTGAAGGACTCGGAGATCGAAACGCTCGCCGCCTGGCTGGCGACAAAAAAATAA
- a CDS encoding class I SAM-dependent methyltransferase yields MGFVSILSFAHQCAAARVRPGDVVVDATLGNGNDAMFLAKLVGDSGVVYGFDVQEQAIRKTGERLEAEFGAAGHIRLLLASHAEMEAHLPPDVHGHVAAIMFNLGYLPGDDHSVITRPDSTLPALEAATRLLKKGGIVTIVVYPGHEGGAEEARAVDAWCSGLPQERFQVLQYRFTNQKNSPPYLIAVEKKLS; encoded by the coding sequence ATGGGATTCGTATCGATTTTAAGCTTTGCGCACCAGTGCGCCGCGGCGCGGGTCCGGCCCGGAGACGTTGTGGTCGATGCGACGCTCGGCAACGGCAACGATGCGATGTTTCTGGCTAAGCTCGTCGGAGACAGCGGTGTTGTTTACGGCTTCGACGTTCAGGAGCAGGCTATCCGCAAAACGGGAGAACGGCTGGAAGCGGAGTTCGGCGCCGCCGGCCATATTCGCCTGCTTTTGGCGAGCCACGCCGAAATGGAGGCCCATCTGCCCCCGGACGTACACGGACATGTAGCCGCGATCATGTTCAATCTCGGGTATTTGCCCGGCGACGACCATTCCGTCATCACCCGGCCGGATTCCACTTTGCCCGCGCTGGAGGCGGCAACCCGGCTGCTGAAAAAGGGCGGCATCGTCACGATCGTCGTTTATCCGGGACACGAAGGCGGCGCGGAGGAAGCGCGGGCGGTCGACGCCTGGTGCTCCGGGTTACCGCAGGAGCGGTTTCAAGTGCTGCAGTACCGGTTTACCAATCAGAAAAACTCTCCTCCTTATTTAATAGCTGTCGAAAAAAAGCTGTCATGA
- a CDS encoding type I phosphomannose isomerase catalytic subunit yields MKPYPLQFQPEMKERVWGGRSLERFGLRLPEGRIGEGWMIGDHPNGTTKVVNGELAGLGLDEIRERHGKEFFGSKGFSEKNGRFPLLIKLLDCEDDLSVQVHPNDHYEKLPPGELGKTEMWYVLDAKPGAKILYGLKTGVTRESLAAAIADNRIMDCLQEVSVEAGDSFYIPAGTVHALCAGVLVAEIQQNSDTTYRLYDYDRLGLDGKPRELHVEDSLNVIAYEGSGATRMKTDLKQANEWLTLARSPYFVTEKGRVDGSWELGTTPESFVIHVICEGTGLIRWADGELPAKPGDCFLLPASLGSYSLHGDMTVLRSYLP; encoded by the coding sequence ATGAAACCATATCCATTGCAATTTCAACCGGAAATGAAGGAACGCGTCTGGGGAGGACGGTCGCTCGAAAGGTTTGGCCTCCGGCTGCCGGAAGGACGCATCGGCGAAGGCTGGATGATCGGCGATCACCCGAACGGCACAACCAAGGTCGTGAACGGCGAGCTGGCCGGCCTTGGCCTTGACGAGATTCGCGAGCGGCATGGCAAGGAGTTTTTCGGCAGCAAAGGCTTTTCCGAGAAAAACGGTCGCTTCCCGCTTCTCATCAAGCTGCTTGATTGCGAGGACGATTTGTCGGTGCAGGTGCATCCGAATGACCACTATGAAAAGCTTCCCCCCGGCGAACTCGGCAAAACGGAAATGTGGTACGTGCTGGACGCGAAGCCGGGTGCGAAAATTCTTTACGGCCTGAAGACGGGAGTGACAAGGGAGTCGCTGGCCGCAGCGATCGCGGACAACCGGATCATGGACTGCCTGCAGGAAGTATCGGTGGAGGCGGGAGATTCGTTTTACATCCCGGCCGGTACGGTTCATGCGCTTTGTGCGGGAGTGCTTGTCGCGGAGATTCAGCAAAACTCGGATACGACCTACCGGCTGTACGATTACGACCGTCTCGGTCTTGACGGCAAGCCGCGCGAGCTGCATGTGGAAGATTCGCTGAACGTGATCGCGTACGAAGGATCGGGCGCAACCCGGATGAAGACGGACCTGAAGCAGGCGAACGAATGGCTGACGCTCGCCCGTTCCCCTTATTTTGTGACGGAAAAAGGCCGGGTCGACGGTTCCTGGGAGCTCGGCACAACGCCGGAGAGCTTCGTCATCCACGTGATCTGCGAGGGCACCGGCCTGATCCGCTGGGCGGACGGCGAGCTGCCCGCGAAACCCGGCGATTGCTTCCTGCTCCCGGCCAGCCTCGGCAGCTATTCGCTGCACGGCGATATGACCGTGCTGCGCAGTTATTTGCCGTAA
- a CDS encoding GntR family transcriptional regulator produces MRLPIHINEKSAEPLYHQIEAQLRALILSGRLQENELLPSNRELARQLNCSLITIRRVYQDLETEGLLRTRQGTGTFVAPVDRSLHQQKKLSGVQEAIASAIAAALTAGCSREEIEELVRKELGRQTGGVTGE; encoded by the coding sequence ATCCGGCTACCCATCCATATAAATGAGAAAAGCGCTGAGCCGCTGTATCATCAAATCGAAGCCCAGCTGAGGGCCTTGATCCTGAGCGGCAGGCTCCAGGAGAACGAGCTGCTGCCGTCCAACCGGGAGCTGGCCAGGCAATTGAACTGCAGCTTGATCACGATACGACGCGTTTACCAGGACCTGGAGACGGAAGGGCTGCTTCGTACAAGGCAAGGTACGGGAACCTTCGTTGCCCCCGTCGATCGGTCTCTCCATCAACAGAAGAAGCTTTCCGGCGTCCAGGAGGCTATCGCATCGGCGATAGCGGCGGCTCTTACCGCCGGATGCAGCCGCGAGGAGATCGAGGAGCTGGTCCGCAAGGAATTAGGCCGCCAAACAGGCGGAGTCACCGGCGAATAA
- a CDS encoding ABC transporter ATP-binding protein: protein MNITARDGGHPAQHGDGQADNVPALRMRGVFQKKESFQLGPLDLEIPSGYVTAIVGHNGSGKSTLFRLALDQSKPDEGEIFLLGEAVGGRPDDAKLKRRIGYVADEDAYLERSIRGTERADFVSRWYPNWDRSEFERLTGVLEVDAAQRLGRMSKGGRRKYELALALAHHPELLLLDEPSSGLDPFSCKKMVEELHRYMEQGGRTIIMATHILEDVRRLADYIVCMADGRVIGMYEKDELLGSWHTFYAELAGARSSAVIASEAAEMPGVYSVEEAGGGTCRIVTSRAWEAEAWCKERGWTITGRRPLELDDIMEALIEKSRRK, encoded by the coding sequence ATGAACATAACGGCCAGAGACGGCGGACATCCGGCGCAGCATGGCGACGGACAGGCGGATAACGTTCCTGCCTTGCGGATGCGCGGCGTTTTTCAGAAAAAGGAAAGCTTCCAGCTCGGTCCTTTGGACCTGGAAATCCCTTCGGGTTACGTCACCGCGATCGTGGGCCATAACGGATCCGGCAAAAGCACCTTGTTCCGGCTTGCTCTTGACCAGTCGAAGCCGGATGAAGGGGAAATCTTTTTGCTGGGCGAAGCCGTAGGCGGCAGGCCCGACGATGCGAAGCTGAAGCGCAGAATCGGATACGTGGCGGATGAGGACGCCTATCTGGAGCGGTCGATCCGCGGGACGGAAAGGGCGGATTTTGTAAGCCGGTGGTATCCGAATTGGGACCGGAGCGAATTCGAACGTCTGACCGGCGTGCTCGAAGTGGACGCTGCACAGCGGCTGGGCAGGATGTCGAAGGGCGGCAGGCGCAAATACGAGCTCGCGCTGGCTCTCGCTCATCACCCCGAACTTCTCCTGCTCGATGAACCGAGCTCGGGACTCGATCCCTTTTCCTGCAAAAAGATGGTCGAGGAGCTTCACCGATACATGGAGCAGGGAGGACGCACAATCATTATGGCGACGCACATATTGGAGGATGTGCGCCGCCTGGCGGATTATATCGTTTGCATGGCGGACGGCCGCGTCATCGGCATGTACGAGAAGGATGAGCTGCTCGGATCGTGGCACACCTTTTATGCGGAATTGGCAGGAGCCCGTTCGTCGGCCGTCATTGCGTCGGAGGCGGCGGAGATGCCCGGAGTGTACAGCGTCGAGGAGGCCGGAGGCGGGACCTGCCGGATTGTAACCTCCCGCGCTTGGGAAGCCGAGGCATGGTGCAAGGAGCGTGGCTGGACGATTACAGGACGGCGGCCGCTCGAACTGGATGACATCATGGAGGCGTTAATCGAGAAGTCCAGGCGGAAATAA